In Necator americanus strain Aroian chromosome IV, whole genome shotgun sequence, the following proteins share a genomic window:
- a CDS encoding hypothetical protein (NECATOR_CHRIV.G15091.T2): MENLMVGVMSSESSRNPVGFISAGEDFHCSVVRIPTVLSLLLVRLDSDCSHSVHQSRIVNKHRVEKQWKQA; encoded by the exons ATGGAGAATTTGATG GTTGGAGTAATGTCATCCGAGAGTTCCAGAAATCCAGTAGGATTCAT AAGTGCAG GAGAGGATTTCCATTGCAGCGTTGTACGGATTCCTACGGTTCTGTCGTTACTTCTGGTGAGACTTGATTCTGATTGCAGCCACTCTGTTCACCAATCTCGGATCGTCAATAAGCACAG AGTCGAAAAACAGTGGAAACAGGCGTGA
- a CDS encoding hypothetical protein (NECATOR_CHRIV.G15091.T1), producing the protein MENLMVGVMSSESSRNPVGFMSKCSVVRIPTVLSLLLVRLDSDCSHSVHQSRIVNKHRVEKQWKQA; encoded by the exons ATGGAGAATTTGATG GTTGGAGTAATGTCATCCGAGAGTTCCAGAAATCCAGTAGGATTCATGTCA AAGTGCAG CGTTGTACGGATTCCTACGGTTCTGTCGTTACTTCTGGTGAGACTTGATTCTGATTGCAGCCACTCTGTTCACCAATCTCGGATCGTCAATAAGCACAG AGTCGAAAAACAGTGGAAACAGGCGTGA
- a CDS encoding hypothetical protein (NECATOR_CHRIV.G15092.T1): protein MLFVYFENDRICTLQLENSGRAARSPRAVVLKSWVYFSASVASGFEETAHLGLAGLPSTLKKVVGGVIEV from the exons atgttgtttgtttatttcgaGAATGACCGAATTTGCACGCTACAACTCGAAAATAGTGGCCGCGCCGCCCGCAGTCCGCGTGCGGTTGTCCTAAAAAGTTGGGTTTATTTCTCTGCTTCGGTCGCGTCGG GATTCGAAGAAACAGCTCATCTTGGGCTTGCTGGTTTACCATCTACGCTGAAGAAAGTGGTCGGAGGGGTAATTGAAgtgtga